The Streptococcus suis DNA window TTTTCATGGCAATATCAGCTTATTTTGGGAACTTGGTATTTATGCATATTTGGTGTTAATGCATATAATATGTATTCTCTTCCATTTATCTCACTTGCATTCCATAAATGGTTTGCTTTCGATTGACAAAATACGCTATGATAAGTACGGGTATTGCGTATTGGATGATACTACTTCCGAACACTTCGTATCCAATAAAAATAGGAGCTAGTAAGGTATTGGTGGCTGTTCCAAATACGGCACAATACCCAAGGGCTGCAGCAAGTTCAGTTGGTAGACCTAGTAATCCTGCTAAAACAGCCCCAGAACTTGCTCCAATCGCAAAGAGTGGGGTAACTTCGCCCCCTTGAAAACCTGCAGCCAAACAAAGACAGGTGAGTAGGAGTTTTAGTAGCCAATCGTAAGCAAACACCTGTTCCCCAGCTAAACTTGCATCGATCAAATTGGTTCCTAAACCAGTATAACGACCTTGATGGAAGAAAAATAGTAGAACGGTCAGTCCAACTCCCATGATAGCTATTTTAATGTAAGGATTTGGAAGCCATCGAGTTGAGATGCTTTTTGATTGCGTCAAAAACCAGGCGAATAAATTGCCGATGAAACCGAAGCAAAGGGCAATAAATAGCCATTTAAAACTATCTGTAAACTGGAATGAAAAAGATGAAATAGTGTGGGAAAATTTCTCTAATCCCAATAAATGGGAAGTAGTAGAAGCTGTGAAGGCGGCAACTAGACAATAGGGGAGACTAGTCCAAGAATATTGGCCAACGATTAAAACCTCAATGGCAAAGAAACCAGCAGCCAATGGTGTTTGAAATAGCCCTGCAAAACCTGCGGCCATACCAATCTTTGTTATCATGTCTTTTGGCAAGTGTGTGAAACCATGTTTTTTTAACCAGTGTGAGAGACTGGCTCCAAGTTGGACAGCTACCCCCTCGCGACCAACGGAAGCGCCAAAAAGATGACTGAGCCAAGTTGTAGCGATGATGAGCGGAATGAGAACTGGAGAAATTTGTACTATCTCCCCTTGTCCAGCTTTGAATACTAAGCCCATACCTGCTTGAACTTCCCTCCCCCATTTTTGATAAATGAAAATAATCAGCACCCCTACAAGTGGCAGAAAGGGGATTAGATATATAAAATATTCAGATCGTAAGTCTCCAACCCCTAGTAGAATTTTCCCAAAAAGTGTGGTGATAATTCCTGCACCGACTCCAATTAAGCAAGAAAAGAAAAGGAGTTGGATGGCATGTTTCATCTTATTACTCATGATTCGCTAATTTGGAAGATTGATATGCTCTTGATTGGGCTATCATATCACTAAAGGTCGCTTGAATAGCAGAGCGGTAATCATCCTTTTGGACTAATTTTCCAACTCTTTCAAGAACAGCTTTTTCTCGGTTGGTATCCAAAACAGGCTTACCTGTTGCTCGTTTGTAGGCTGCGACTTGATCAACAAGCTCCATTCGTTTTTCCAATAGTGCAACAAGTTCCTCATCAAGCTGATTAATTTGTGAACGAATCATATCTAAATCCATTATTTACTCCTCCAGAGATTGTTTCAGTTGGTTTTTAGTATAGCAAAAAACAAGGCGAAAAACCAGCCTTGTTAAGAATGTTTACCAACTTGCTTTTTTAACCCCAGGGAGTTGACCAAGATGGGCTATTTCACGGAAAGTAATTCGACTCACACCGAATTTTCGCATATAAGCATGCGGACGGCCATCTGTCCGGTCTCGGTATTTCAGTCGATTTGGATTTGAGTCGCGAGGCAATTTTCTGAGTGCTTGGTAGTCACCTTTTTCTTTGAGACTTTTTCGCAAATCTGCATAACGTTCGATTAGTTCCAACTGCCTCTGATAGCGGGCCATTTTTGATTTTTTAGCCATAAAATTCTCCTTTTCCTAAAAACTTAACCAGTTAATTATATATCAAAAAAATAAAGATTGCAAACAATAGGTGTACAATCTTATTAATAGGCTAAAAAAACAGACCAGACCTATTGATAAGCCAGTCTGTTTGTCAATTAATTCAAAGTATCTAATTTTGCAGCAAGGTCTGTTGCAAATTGCTCAAGATTAACAATATCCTCATCTTCAGCTGCAAGGTCTACCTTGACATTTTCAGCACCCTTAGTTGCACCACGTGAACCCAACATGACATCAAAGTCATCTACTGCACTACAGAAGTCATCATAGAAGGTATCACCAGAACCGCAAACACCGTAGACCTTACCAGTCAAATCTAAGTCAGCTAGGTCAGCATAGAAATCAACAATTTCATCTGGAAGTTCACCATCACCACCATACGAATAGGTATAGCTAGCTACAACAATAAGGTCTGCATCCAAAATATCTTCTGTTTCAATAGTCGTACATTCATGTACCTGTACTTCAACGCCCAACTCTTCTAGCTTACTGGCGACGATGTCAGCAATTTCTTCTGTGTTACCAGTCATACTAGCGTAAACTATTTTTGCTAGTGCCATAATTTCCTCCAAATTACATAGTAATTCCATTATACCACACACCCATCATTTTCAAAAGGGGAAGTTTATGCTAAAATGATGAAAAGGAGTTGCTATGACAATTTACAGTAAAATTATTGAAAAAATTCACGAATATGACACGATTATTATTCATCGACATAAAAGACCAGATCCGGATGCAATAGGTAGTCAAGTTGGCTTACAAAAACTCTTGCAGAAGAATTTTCCTGAAAAAACCATCAAGGTAACCGGTTTTGAGGAACCGAATCTTGCTTGGATGGCAGGAATGGACGTAGTTGCAGACCAAGACTATCAAGGAGTCTTAGTAATCGTGACAGACACTGCCAATACGGCGCGTGTGGATGACGACCGTTATACTCAAGGAGATTTCTTGATAAAAATCGATCATCACCCCAATGAAGAGCCTTATGGTGACCTGCTCTGGGTCAATACGGAAGCCAGCTCATGCAGTGAAATGATTACGGAACTAGCCATCCAAAGCCAACTTGAACTCGATGGAGAGATTGCTCGTCTACTCTATGCAGGCATTGTGGGCGATACAGGCCGCTTTCTCTATCCAGCAACCAGCTCGCGCACCTTTGAAATTGTTGCTCGTCTCCGCCAAGAAGATTTTGACTTTGCAAGGATGTCTCGCCAGATGGATACCATTGATTTCAAGATTGCCAAGTTGACAGGTTACGTCTACGACAACTTGGAAGTGGATGAACATGGTGCGGCACGTGTCGTTTTGACACAGGATATTCTCGAAAAATATGGGGTGACCGATGCGGATACTTCCTTTATCGTAGGTGCACCAGGACGAATTGGAGTCGTTCAATCTTGGGGGATTTTTGTGGAACAAACTGACGGAAATTACAGAGTCCGTTTGCGCAGTAAGTATCTTCCAATCAACGAGATTGCCAAACGCCACGATGGCGGTGGCCACCCACTAGCAAGTGGTGCTAACTCTTATTCACTCTCCGAAAATGAGCAAATATACCAAGAAATCCAAGAGGTAGTGAGGAATGCAAGCAAGTAGTCGCTCCCTTCGGCTTATGGGAACCATCATTGAAACCAGAATATGGCATCCTCAGGCACAACCGATTTTGGATCAGGTAGAAGAGCTTCTCTATCTCTACAAGGATCGTTTTTCTGCTAATGACTTGACCTCTGAATTAATGGAGGTCAACCTCAATGCTGGTGTTCAGGCGGTTCCTGTTGCCGATGACCTGTATGAATTGATTACATTGGGCAAAGAACATAGTCTGGCTCAGGGATCTTTTTTGAATATTACCATTGGTCCCCTTGTGCAAAGCTGGCGGATTGGTTTTAGCGATGCCAAACTTCCAACTCAAGAAATGATCAGTGAAAAACTCCAACTCATCAATCCAAGGGACATTGAATTGGATGACCAAGAGCACACAGTCTATTTAAGAAAAGAAGGCATGGCGATTGATTTGGGTGCTCTTGCTAAAGGATATGTAGCAGATAAGATTGTCGACTTCTTGAAAAGAATAGGTGTGGAAGCTGGATTGATTAACCTGGGTGGCAATGTCCTGACCTTTGGTCAAGCTTCTCACAATCCAGATGGATATTGGCGAATTGGTATACAGGATCCTCAGAAACCACGTGGTGAAAATGCCCTCGTTCTAAAAATAGGAGAAGAATCGGTTGTCACCTCTGGTATTTACGAAAGAACCCTAACCGTGAATGGAAAGACCTATCATCATATTTTGAGTCCTGAGACTGGCTATCCAATCGAGTCGCAGCTGGCTAGTTTGACCATTGTGTCCAAACGATCCGTTGATGGTGAGATTTGGACAACTCGACTGTTTGGTCAAGAAATGACTCGGATTTATAAGATGGTAGAGGAAACTGATGGTATCGAGGCGGTTTTGATTGGGCTTGATGGCAGGATTCTAGTGACTTCAGGGCTTTCTGAGAAAGTTCTTGCCGGTAAAGAAAGGGTTTCTGATAGCTTGGGCAGTCCTTCAAGAGGGGGATTTGGGGCAAGGGTCACTTCTGATGTAGCTTCGGGTGCATCAGCACTTTAGTTTTTGGGAGTTTTTGGAATAACCTAAAATAGTTAAAAATTGGTTTAAAAGACTTGCCAGAAGGAAAAATTTTTGGTAGAATTAAATGGTTATAATCTATGGCTCGAAAAAGAGACCATGGCAGAAAGGAATTTTTATAATGAAAAAAGATATCCATCCAGAATATCGCACTGTTGTCTTCATGGACACAACTACTGGCTACAAGTTCCTTAGTGGTTCAACTAAGAAATCAAACGAAACAGTTGAATTCGAAGGTGAAACATACCCATTGATCCGTGTGGAAATTTCATCAGACTCACACCCATTCTATACTGGACGTCAAAAGTTCACTCAAGCAGATGGACGTGTGGATCGTTTCAACAAAAAATACGGTCTCAAATAATCATCGTTATAAAATCGTCAGAAACGTTGATTTTAAGCCATTCCCGTGCAGTGGGAGTGGTTTTCTTTTTGAAAAAGTAACGGGAAAAGTAACGGCTGGGCGCTACATTCTCAAAAATTGGGCAAACTTTTCAGCCGCTTTTCTTTTGTATTTTCGTTTTATGGATGTATTACTGTTTAAAGTAGTGGTTGTTCCGTCAATTGTTTTATAATGCCTTGATGAGATTGAACTAGTTTGTACTTATACGATTTTGGCTATACATTTCAACTTTTGATTTCAATGACCAGTCTTTTTTTGCTATAATGGAAAGAGTTAGTATTTGAGTTGAAAGTATGAGGTCATTCATGAATAACAGAGGAACAATTGATAGTCGAATAGATTATTCACTTATTCTACCCGTCTTTTTTTTACTAGTTGTAGGCATACTCTCATTGTATATAGCAGTTAGTCAGGATTATCCTGATATTGTACTTCAGATGGTTGGGCAACAGGTTGCATGGATAGGAATTGGAGTTATTGCTGCCTTAATCGTTATGTTTTTTTCTACCAAGTTCTTATGGCAAATTACACCGTTTCTCTATGTTTTGGGTTTAGGATTGATGGTTCTTCCATTATTTTTCTACAGTCCGGATTTATTTGCTTCAACAGGTGCTAAAAACTGGGTTACGATTGGAGATACAACGCTGTTTCAACCTTCTGAATTTGTGAAAATCTCATACATCATCATGTTAGCAAGAGTGATTGTTACATTTCACAAGTACCATGAAGAACAGTCCATAAAGAATGATTTCAAATTAATAGGATATTTGACACTCTTTACGATTCCTGTTTTGGCATTATTGGCCTTACAAAGTGATTTGGGTACATCTTTGGTTTTCATTGCAATTTTTTGCGGAATGGTTCTTTTATCAGGAGTATCATGGAAAATATTGGTGCCCATTAGCCTTGTTGCATTCGTTTTGGTGACTGGCTTTATATTGATTTTTATTTCACCTGGTGGAACAACTCTATTGCATAATTTGGGAATGGACACGTATCAAATCAACCGGATTTCCGCTTGGTTGGATCCTTTTAAAAATGCTCAAACTACGACCTATCAACAGGCACAAAGTCTCATTGCGATTGGAAGTGGTGGTTTAAAAGGGATTGGATTTAATCAGACTAATTTACTCATCCCAGTTCGTGAAAGTGACATGATTTTTACTGTTATTGCTGAGGATTTTGGTTTTATAGGTGGTAGTGTATTGATTGGTCTATATTTATTGTTAATTTATAGAATGTTACGGGTTACCTTGAAATCGAACAACAAATACTATACCTACATATCTACAGGCTATATCATGATGCTTTTGTTCCACGTTTTTGAGAATATTGGTGCAGCAACTGGATTATTGCCTTTGACAGGTATTCCTTTACCTTTTATTTCACAAGGTGGATCATCAATGGTAGCCAACTTAATTGGTATAGGATTGATTTTATCCATGGGTTACCAGTATCATTTGTCGAATGAAAGAGACAATGATCATTCACGTAAATTTAAAAAAATTACAATCAAACGTTTAGAAAGATAGGTTTCATATGGTAAAAGTTGCAGTAATGTTGGCGCCGGGTTTTGAAGAAATCGAGGCTTTGGCACCTGTTGATGTTTTTCGTAGGGCTGGATTTGACTGTCATATGATAGGATTGCTGGATCGAACCGTTGAAGGTTCTCATGGAATTCGTGTGGAAGCTGATACAAGGTTTTCGGGACAATTAACTTCCTATGATCTTGTTGTATTGCCGGGAGGGATGCCAGGTGCTACAAACCTTCGTGATCATAGTGAATTGATCGCGGACTTACAGGCTGTTGTTGACACTGGTAAATTTGTTGCTGCTATCTGTGCTGCTCCTATTGTGCTGGATAGAGCAGGCTTATTGGAGAACAGAAACTACACTTGCTATCCAGGTATGGAACAGGATATTCAATCAGGGAATCATATTGAAGAAGTAGTTGTAGTTGATGGTCCAATCGTTACAAGTCGTGGGGCAGGAACCAGTCTAGAATTTGCTTATACGTTGGTAGATATGTTTGGCAATGATGGGCATGAATTAGCTAAGAAGATGGTTTATCGACGTAATTAAGTAGAACGAGAAAGGTAGAATGAGAGTCATCTACCTTTCTTTTTTACTGTTAAATTAGTAAAAAATATGCTATAATGAAAGGTATTCACTAGAATGTTTTTAATAGCGATAAAGGAAGAAAAATGACAGAAGAAATCAAAGATTTACAAGAAAAAGCTCAAGAGTATGATGCCAGTCAAATCCAAGTTCTAGAAGGTCTTGAAGCTGTTCGTATGCGTCCAGGGATGTATATTGGTTCCACATCTAAAGAGGGTTTACATCATTTGGTGTGGGAAATTGTCGATAACTCGATTGACGAGGCGTTGGCGGGATTTGCGAATAAAATTGAAGTTTTCATTGAGACAGATAATTCTATTACCGTTATTGATAATGGACGCGGTATTCCTGTTGATATTCAGGAAAGAACGGGCCGCCCAGCTGTTGAGACGGTCTTTACAGTGCTCCATGCCGGAGGTAAATTTGGCGGAGGTGGCTACAAGGTATCTGGTGGTTTGCACGGCGTTGGTTCTTCTGTTGTAAATGCTTTGTCTGCTCAATTGGATGTACGAGTCTATAAAAACGGTCAGGTTTATTACCAAGAATACCGAAGAGGTGAAGTTGTTGCAGATTTGAAAGTAATAGGTGAAACAGACCGTTCTGGTACAACTGTTCATTTCACACCAGACCCTGAGATTTTTACTGAAACAACTGAATTTGAATTTACTATATTAAACAAGCGGATTCAAGAACTTGCATTTCTAAACCGTGGTTTAAATCTTTCGATTACTGACAAACGGGAGGGCTTGGAACAAACCAAGGAATACCATTATGAAGGCGGGATTGCCTCTTATGTTGAATACCTCAATGAAAATAAAGATGTGATTTTTGAGACACCAATTTACACTGAGGGTGAGATGGAGGATATCACTGTTGAGGTTGCTATGCAATATACAACAAGT harbors:
- a CDS encoding FtsW/RodA/SpoVE family cell cycle protein → MRSFMNNRGTIDSRIDYSLILPVFFLLVVGILSLYIAVSQDYPDIVLQMVGQQVAWIGIGVIAALIVMFFSTKFLWQITPFLYVLGLGLMVLPLFFYSPDLFASTGAKNWVTIGDTTLFQPSEFVKISYIIMLARVIVTFHKYHEEQSIKNDFKLIGYLTLFTIPVLALLALQSDLGTSLVFIAIFCGMVLLSGVSWKILVPISLVAFVLVTGFILIFISPGGTTLLHNLGMDTYQINRISAWLDPFKNAQTTTYQQAQSLIAIGSGGLKGIGFNQTNLLIPVRESDMIFTVIAEDFGFIGGSVLIGLYLLLIYRMLRVTLKSNNKYYTYISTGYIMMLLFHVFENIGAATGLLPLTGIPLPFISQGGSSMVANLIGIGLILSMGYQYHLSNERDNDHSRKFKKITIKRLER
- a CDS encoding FAD:protein FMN transferase, coding for MQASSRSLRLMGTIIETRIWHPQAQPILDQVEELLYLYKDRFSANDLTSELMEVNLNAGVQAVPVADDLYELITLGKEHSLAQGSFLNITIGPLVQSWRIGFSDAKLPTQEMISEKLQLINPRDIELDDQEHTVYLRKEGMAIDLGALAKGYVADKIVDFLKRIGVEAGLINLGGNVLTFGQASHNPDGYWRIGIQDPQKPRGENALVLKIGEESVVTSGIYERTLTVNGKTYHHILSPETGYPIESQLASLTIVSKRSVDGEIWTTRLFGQEMTRIYKMVEETDGIEAVLIGLDGRILVTSGLSEKVLAGKERVSDSLGSPSRGGFGARVTSDVASGASAL
- a CDS encoding voltage-gated chloride channel protein, which translates into the protein MSNKMKHAIQLLFFSCLIGVGAGIITTLFGKILLGVGDLRSEYFIYLIPFLPLVGVLIIFIYQKWGREVQAGMGLVFKAGQGEIVQISPVLIPLIIATTWLSHLFGASVGREGVAVQLGASLSHWLKKHGFTHLPKDMITKIGMAAGFAGLFQTPLAAGFFAIEVLIVGQYSWTSLPYCLVAAFTASTTSHLLGLEKFSHTISSFSFQFTDSFKWLFIALCFGFIGNLFAWFLTQSKSISTRWLPNPYIKIAIMGVGLTVLLFFFHQGRYTGLGTNLIDASLAGEQVFAYDWLLKLLLTCLCLAAGFQGGEVTPLFAIGASSGAVLAGLLGLPTELAAALGYCAVFGTATNTLLAPIFIGYEVFGSSIIQYAIPVLIIAYFVNRKQTIYGMQVR
- a CDS encoding DJ-1/PfpI family protein, yielding MVKVAVMLAPGFEEIEALAPVDVFRRAGFDCHMIGLLDRTVEGSHGIRVEADTRFSGQLTSYDLVVLPGGMPGATNLRDHSELIADLQAVVDTGKFVAAICAAPIVLDRAGLLENRNYTCYPGMEQDIQSGNHIEEVVVVDGPIVTSRGAGTSLEFAYTLVDMFGNDGHELAKKMVYRRN
- a CDS encoding type B 50S ribosomal protein L31 gives rise to the protein MKKDIHPEYRTVVFMDTTTGYKFLSGSTKKSNETVEFEGETYPLIRVEISSDSHPFYTGRQKFTQADGRVDRFNKKYGLK
- a CDS encoding 30S ribosomal protein S14 codes for the protein MAKKSKMARYQRQLELIERYADLRKSLKEKGDYQALRKLPRDSNPNRLKYRDRTDGRPHAYMRKFGVSRITFREIAHLGQLPGVKKASW
- a CDS encoding chorismate mutase, which gives rise to MDLDMIRSQINQLDEELVALLEKRMELVDQVAAYKRATGKPVLDTNREKAVLERVGKLVQKDDYRSAIQATFSDMIAQSRAYQSSKLANHE
- a CDS encoding bifunctional oligoribonuclease/PAP phosphatase NrnA, with amino-acid sequence MTIYSKIIEKIHEYDTIIIHRHKRPDPDAIGSQVGLQKLLQKNFPEKTIKVTGFEEPNLAWMAGMDVVADQDYQGVLVIVTDTANTARVDDDRYTQGDFLIKIDHHPNEEPYGDLLWVNTEASSCSEMITELAIQSQLELDGEIARLLYAGIVGDTGRFLYPATSSRTFEIVARLRQEDFDFARMSRQMDTIDFKIAKLTGYVYDNLEVDEHGAARVVLTQDILEKYGVTDADTSFIVGAPGRIGVVQSWGIFVEQTDGNYRVRLRSKYLPINEIAKRHDGGGHPLASGANSYSLSENEQIYQEIQEVVRNASK
- a CDS encoding flavodoxin — encoded protein: MALAKIVYASMTGNTEEIADIVASKLEELGVEVQVHECTTIETEDILDADLIVVASYTYSYGGDGELPDEIVDFYADLADLDLTGKVYGVCGSGDTFYDDFCSAVDDFDVMLGSRGATKGAENVKVDLAAEDEDIVNLEQFATDLAAKLDTLN